A section of the Mesorhizobium loti genome encodes:
- a CDS encoding aminotransferase class IV: MTLAAAEPATALPTIEQRHRDQRQYPHGVAFMDGQYLPMSEAKVSVLDWGFLHSDATYDTVHVWDGRFFRLELHLDRFFRGMEKLRMNVPYNRSEIEKILSTCVALSGHKSAYVEMVCTRGGSPTFSRDPRQSENRFIAFAVPFGSVANKEQLERGLHVAISNIVRIPPKSIDPTIKNYHWLDLVKGLFDAYDYGAETALIVDINDNIAEGPGFNVFTVKDGRLKTPAYGVLAGITRQTVFDLCGELSISVSVGDIDRNELKGSDEVFITSTAGGIMPVSKIDETVVGDGKVGALTHQLTDLYWEKHADPAWSTPINYR; encoded by the coding sequence ATGACACTTGCTGCAGCCGAACCTGCAACGGCTCTCCCGACCATAGAGCAACGGCACCGGGATCAACGACAGTATCCTCATGGCGTAGCCTTCATGGACGGTCAGTACCTGCCGATGTCCGAAGCCAAAGTGTCCGTCCTGGACTGGGGATTTCTGCATTCCGATGCCACCTACGATACCGTTCATGTATGGGACGGAAGGTTCTTCAGGCTGGAGCTGCACCTGGACCGGTTCTTCCGCGGGATGGAAAAGCTCCGCATGAATGTTCCCTACAACCGCAGTGAGATCGAGAAAATCCTTTCTACCTGCGTGGCGCTATCCGGGCACAAGTCGGCGTATGTGGAAATGGTCTGCACGCGAGGCGGGTCGCCCACCTTTAGCCGTGACCCGCGCCAGTCGGAGAACAGGTTCATCGCATTCGCGGTGCCTTTCGGGTCAGTCGCCAACAAGGAGCAGCTTGAGCGCGGCCTGCATGTCGCCATCAGCAACATCGTTCGGATCCCGCCCAAGTCGATCGATCCGACCATCAAGAACTATCACTGGCTCGATCTGGTGAAGGGACTGTTCGATGCGTACGACTACGGTGCCGAAACTGCATTGATCGTCGACATCAACGACAACATTGCCGAAGGGCCTGGCTTCAACGTTTTCACCGTGAAGGACGGCCGCTTGAAGACACCGGCTTATGGCGTCCTTGCCGGCATTACCCGCCAGACCGTATTTGATCTATGCGGCGAATTGAGCATCTCTGTTAGCGTCGGCGACATTGATCGCAACGAGCTGAAGGGCTCCGATGAGGTTTTCATCACGTCTACTGCGGGCGGGATTATGCCGGTGTCCAAGATTGACGAGACCGTTGTTGGCGACGGCAAGGTTGGCGCTCTAACACACCAGCTGACAGACCTGTATTGGGAGAAGCATGCCGATCCGGCATGGTCGACCCCGATAAATTACAGATAG
- a CDS encoding ATP-grasp domain-containing protein — protein MARRALILVEGHRSIGFLYVNAAERLGLCPVTLSADPTQYDYLAAEGIEAIRVDTTNLDALIRECCRLRETYDIAGITGFSGLDESVPTTVGKLCRHFDLPGPNPASIERCHDKFTQRQILAEAGVPIPAYRLAANATDVKSSAAEIGLPVIVKPAVGSGSSGVRLCHNADELAEHTSYLLGEKQVWRSSPRILVEEFAQGSHYSAEIMGNEAFGIAAVDFGSPPHFVSLEYTYPAVLTDDEHRRITDVSLSCLRALGLGWGPTNIDLRWTRRGPVVIEVNPRLAGGTSPQLVQAACGVDLITEHIKLVIGGEWNLCKRHSHIAAARILVADCDGTLDWIDGDGLAAAVPGVAEVKLYVEPKTPIVRKGDFRDAIGYVIAVSPTLAQTETILRRAVDLIHWSITPFPTIGE, from the coding sequence GTGGCAAGAAGAGCGCTTATCCTGGTTGAAGGCCATAGGAGTATTGGTTTTCTATATGTGAACGCGGCCGAACGCCTTGGTCTCTGTCCAGTTACCCTGTCGGCGGATCCAACTCAGTATGACTATCTTGCGGCGGAAGGCATTGAGGCAATCCGTGTCGATACAACCAATCTCGACGCGTTGATCCGCGAATGTTGTCGACTGCGTGAGACATATGACATCGCTGGCATTACTGGCTTTTCAGGCCTCGACGAGTCGGTCCCGACGACAGTCGGCAAGCTCTGCCGGCATTTTGATCTACCGGGACCGAACCCCGCATCGATTGAACGTTGCCACGACAAATTCACGCAACGTCAGATTCTCGCGGAGGCCGGCGTCCCAATACCTGCTTATCGCTTGGCGGCGAATGCGACCGACGTGAAAAGCTCTGCCGCGGAGATCGGTCTGCCGGTTATTGTTAAGCCAGCCGTAGGCTCTGGCAGCAGCGGTGTCCGACTGTGCCACAACGCCGACGAGTTAGCTGAACATACGTCCTATCTGTTGGGCGAGAAGCAAGTATGGCGGTCTTCACCGAGGATATTGGTCGAAGAATTCGCACAAGGCTCCCATTACAGCGCTGAGATAATGGGAAACGAGGCCTTTGGAATTGCCGCCGTTGACTTCGGCAGCCCGCCGCATTTCGTCAGTCTTGAGTACACCTATCCGGCCGTGCTGACCGATGATGAGCATAGGCGTATCACGGATGTTTCGCTGAGCTGTTTGCGAGCTCTCGGCCTTGGCTGGGGGCCAACGAACATTGATCTCCGATGGACGAGACGTGGTCCAGTCGTCATTGAAGTCAATCCGCGTTTGGCGGGTGGGACCAGCCCTCAGCTGGTTCAAGCGGCCTGCGGCGTCGATCTCATCACGGAGCACATCAAACTTGTCATCGGCGGTGAATGGAATTTATGCAAAAGGCATTCGCACATCGCGGCCGCGCGGATCCTGGTTGCTGATTGCGACGGCACTCTCGATTGGATCGATGGTGACGGTCTGGCGGCTGCCGTGCCAGGTGTCGCTGAGGTCAAATTGTATGTTGAACCCAAGACGCCGATCGTCAGGAAAGGCGATTTCCGAGACGCTATCGGGTATGTCATCGCTGTTTCACCCACCCTCGCTCAGACCGAGACGATACTTCGACGCGCCGTCGACTTGATCCATTGGTCGATCACACCGTTTCCGACCATTGGCGAATAG
- a CDS encoding integrase, which translates to MGRLSMATRKELTTAVSERYRASTRAEKARILDEFVVVTGFHRKHAMRLLRRGEGPFAGRRARPRIYDEAERNALILLWEASDRVCGKRLKALLPILLEAMERHGHFDLAPEIRGKLLAMSAATIDRTLGPIREGLGRPRRRPAAHALRRSIPIRTSADWDDPAPGFVEADLVAHSGPSARGSFIQTLVLTDIATGWTECAPLLVREQTLLSTVLTELRKQLPFALLGLDTDNDTVFMNETLKAYCVAANIVFTRCRPYRKNDQAFVEQKNGAVVRRMVGYRRFEGLEAATLLAKLYRSARLFVNFFQPSFKLIAKQRDGARVRKTYSPPATPHQRLVADPRTSDAVRSRLQEIYAGLDPVLLLRDIRAVQERLAALADTPPAMRPDGTAQPIDLFLASLRTAWKDGAIRPTDRPIVKAKRGRRRPDPLVKATADLRNWFEAEPWRTGSELLSRLQAEYPGDYPDKLLRTLQRRLKVWRSEQADALLFGPLIKEPPILEIAGPH; encoded by the coding sequence ATGGGACGGCTGAGCATGGCGACAAGGAAAGAACTGACGACGGCGGTTTCAGAGCGCTATCGTGCTTCGACGCGAGCGGAGAAGGCGAGAATTTTGGATGAGTTCGTCGTCGTCACGGGCTTTCACCGCAAGCACGCGATGCGGCTGCTACGACGCGGTGAGGGGCCGTTTGCAGGCCGGCGAGCGCGGCCGCGGATTTATGATGAAGCGGAACGCAATGCGCTCATATTGCTCTGGGAGGCGTCCGACCGCGTCTGCGGCAAGCGGCTGAAGGCGTTGCTGCCCATCCTTCTCGAGGCGATGGAACGGCACGGTCATTTTGACCTGGCGCCCGAAATCCGGGGCAAATTGCTGGCGATGAGCGCGGCCACGATCGACAGGACGTTGGGACCGATCCGAGAAGGCTTGGGACGTCCCCGACGACGGCCTGCAGCGCATGCCCTGCGACGGAGCATTCCCATTAGAACGTCGGCGGATTGGGACGATCCAGCGCCAGGCTTCGTTGAGGCGGACCTCGTGGCCCATAGCGGCCCTTCGGCTCGCGGCAGCTTCATCCAAACCCTCGTGCTCACCGACATCGCGACCGGCTGGACGGAATGTGCGCCGCTGCTGGTTCGCGAACAGACGCTGTTGAGCACGGTGCTCACAGAATTGCGCAAGCAACTGCCCTTCGCGCTTCTCGGCCTGGATACGGACAACGACACCGTTTTCATGAACGAGACGCTGAAGGCCTATTGCGTCGCCGCCAACATCGTCTTCACGCGCTGCCGCCCCTACCGCAAGAATGACCAGGCCTTTGTCGAGCAGAAGAATGGCGCCGTGGTGCGTAGGATGGTCGGATATCGTCGGTTCGAGGGGCTGGAGGCCGCCACGCTGCTAGCGAAGCTCTACCGGTCAGCGCGGCTGTTCGTGAACTTCTTTCAGCCATCGTTCAAGTTGATCGCGAAGCAGCGCGACGGCGCGCGTGTGCGCAAGACGTATAGTCCGCCAGCTACGCCGCATCAGCGTCTGGTTGCCGACCCTCGCACCTCAGATGCAGTCCGCTCCCGTCTGCAGGAAATCTACGCCGGGCTCGATCCTGTCCTGCTGTTGCGCGATATCCGCGCCGTGCAGGAGCGACTCGCTGCGCTTGCCGATACTCCGCCGGCCATGCGCCCTGACGGAACAGCTCAGCCAATCGACCTTTTCCTGGCGAGTTTGCGGACTGCTTGGAAGGACGGAGCTATCCGGCCGACGGATCGCCCGATTGTGAAAGCCAAAAGGGGGCGGCGGCGTCCTGACCCTCTCGTCAAGGCGACTGCGGACTTACGAAATTGGTTCGAAGCCGAACCATGGCGAACCGGCAGCGAACTTCTGTCACGACTGCAGGCCGAGTATCCCGGCGATTACCCGGACAAACTGCTTCGAACGCTTCAGCGTCGTCTGAAGGTCTGGCGCAGCGAACAGGCGGACGCGTTGCTGTTTGGCCCCTTGATCAAGGAGCCGCCGATCCTGGAGATCGCAGGGCCACACTGA
- a CDS encoding Lrp/AsnC family transcriptional regulator codes for MLDDLDRRILGALQKNNRLSFSDLADLVGSSAASCMRRVNKLRADGVITADISLVDPKALGKSLTVVVTVELDRERLDLVDDFKRAMRAAKEVTQCYMVTGDADFVLIVAVEDVEAFDVFVKTKLYTNPNVRKFKSMIALDRVKFEPRVLV; via the coding sequence GTGTTAGATGATCTTGACCGGCGGATACTCGGCGCCCTTCAAAAGAACAACAGGCTGTCGTTCTCTGACCTTGCGGACCTCGTGGGTTCGTCTGCTGCCTCATGTATGCGCCGTGTCAATAAGTTACGCGCCGACGGGGTTATCACCGCTGATATCTCCCTAGTCGACCCTAAGGCGCTCGGTAAGTCGCTGACTGTGGTCGTCACAGTGGAGCTCGATCGCGAGCGTTTAGACCTCGTCGACGACTTCAAGCGGGCGATGAGGGCGGCAAAAGAAGTCACTCAATGCTATATGGTCACAGGCGATGCCGACTTTGTTCTTATTGTAGCAGTGGAAGACGTCGAGGCCTTTGACGTTTTTGTAAAGACCAAACTCTACACAAATCCTAATGTCCGCAAGTTCAAGAGCATGATTGCGCTGGACCGCGTGAAGTTTGAGCCCCGGGTGCTAGTGTAG